A stretch of Mus musculus strain C57BL/6J chromosome 19, GRCm38.p6 C57BL/6J DNA encodes these proteins:
- the Nmrk1 gene encoding nicotinamide riboside kinase 1 translates to MKRFVIGIGGVTNGGKTTLAKSLQKHLPNCSVISQDDFFKPESEIDIDENGFLQYDVLEALNMEKMMSAVSCWMENPGSSAGPAALESAQGVPILIIEGFLLFNYKPLDTIWNRSYFLTVPYEECKRRRSTRVYEPPDPPGYFDGHVWPMYLKHRQEMSSITWDIVYLDGTRSEEDLFSQVYEDVKQELEKQNGL, encoded by the exons ATGAAGAGATTTGTCATTGGAATTGGTGG TGTGACAAACGGAGGGAAGACGACACTGGCTAAGAGCTTGCAGAAGCACCTTCCCAACTGCAGCGTCATATCTCAGGATGACTTCTTCAAG ccagaGTCTGAGATAGACATAGATGAAAATGGTTTTTTGCAGTATGATG TGCTTGAAGCGCTAAATATGGAAAAAATGATGTCAGCAGTTTCCTGTTGGATGGAAAACCCAGGAAGCTCTGCGGGACCAGCAGCCTTGGAAAGTGCTCAAGGGGTTCCCATTTTAATTATTGAAGGTTTCCTTCTCTTTAATTATAA GCCTCTGGACACCATATGGAACAGAAGTTACTTCCTGACCGTTCCATATGAAGAATGTAAGAGGAGAAGGAG TACCAGAGTATATGAGCCTCCAGACCCTCCAGGGTACTTCGATGGCCACGTGTGGCCCATGTACCTAAAGCACAGACAGGAAATGAGCTCCATCACCTGGGACATTG TTTACCTGGATGGAACAAGGTCTGAAGAGGACCTCTTCTCTCAGGTGTATGAAGATGTCAAGCAGGAACTAGAGAAGCAAAATG GTTTGTGA
- the Nmrk1 gene encoding nicotinamide riboside kinase 1 isoform X1 — translation MEKMMSAVSCWMENPGSSAGPAALESAQGVPILIIEGFLLFNYKPLDTIWNRSYFLTVPYEECKRRRSTRVYEPPDPPGYFDGHVWPMYLKHRQEMSSITWDIVYLDGTRSEEDLFSQVYEDVKQELEKQNGL, via the exons ATGGAAAAAATGATGTCAGCAGTTTCCTGTTGGATGGAAAACCCAGGAAGCTCTGCGGGACCAGCAGCCTTGGAAAGTGCTCAAGGGGTTCCCATTTTAATTATTGAAGGTTTCCTTCTCTTTAATTATAA GCCTCTGGACACCATATGGAACAGAAGTTACTTCCTGACCGTTCCATATGAAGAATGTAAGAGGAGAAGGAG TACCAGAGTATATGAGCCTCCAGACCCTCCAGGGTACTTCGATGGCCACGTGTGGCCCATGTACCTAAAGCACAGACAGGAAATGAGCTCCATCACCTGGGACATTG TTTACCTGGATGGAACAAGGTCTGAAGAGGACCTCTTCTCTCAGGTGTATGAAGATGTCAAGCAGGAACTAGAGAAGCAAAATG GTTTGTGA